TTTCCGGCGACGCCGGAAATGCCGCTCCGTCGTCAGTCAAAAGCCCATGCGCCACCACATTTCGGATAACTACATAGTTATCCAGATAAAATTCCTTTTGCACGTTCATGCGCACATCCTTCTCAGGCAAGCATCAGGACACTACTTTCTGCGTTCTGGGCGCAGCATTCTCAGCGCCACTACGGAGTTCAACCGCGGCGCTCCTGATTTCGTTGATGAAATACGACAACCATGGCGTCGTCACATCTCCGCTTCGACGGAACAGCAAGGTACCGAATTGGGGGAAGTCCCAGTCGCCCTTGAGCACCTTCAGTGCCCCCGAACGGATATCGTCGCGGAACCAGATCGACGAACAGAACGCAATATAGTCATCCTCGTAGACCAGATGACGCATCACGGCGTGCGAGAGCGTCTCGACGCGATTGTCGCCAAGCTCACATCCGTGGCGGCTCAGCTCAAGATTGAGCGCCCGTTCGACTGGACTCGAGCTCAACACCGGCATCACCAGTTGTTCACGGCCTACCAGATCGCTGAAGTTCAGTTCAGACTGGCTCGCGAGCGGATGGCCGGCGCGCACGCAGAAGTAAAACTCCTCTTCAAGCAGGCGCTCGCTGATCAAATCGGCGAACTGGCCGTCTGCCTGCTCGATCCCGAGCACCAGGTCGAGTTCACAGTTCTGAAGCTTGTAGAGCAGTTCATACGTACGCCCTTCGACCAGATTGAACTGGACCTTTCCAATCCTGCGTTTGGTGCGGCTCACGGCAGTCGGAAGGATATGGTTCATCGACACCGATCCGGCCCCGCAACTAATCCGGCCCTCATTGTCACCCCGAATCGCCTGTACCACAGCCAGCGCCTTGTTCAGTTCGGATTCGGCGGCGTGTATATGGTCGATCATGGCCTTGCCACATTCAGTAGGACTGACACCCCGCGCCGAACGATGCAGCAGCTGGGTTCCCACCACCTCCTCCAGGCGCATGATGCTGCGCGTCAGGGCCGGTTGCGTAATGCCGAGGACTGAAGAGGCTGCACTGATGTTGCCGTACTCCACCACCGTGGCGAAATGCTCGAGATTGATCATGTAACGCGAAAGTTTCGACCGCATGCTGTCTCCTTTGCCCGGTTGCCGCCAGGCCTCCGGTGCGGTCCGGGCTGGCCATCAGATAATCGTTGCTAACTCATCTAATTTTAGTCCTGATCATGTGTGATCAACCATTCGGGGATTACCGAAATGAATTAACTCAGCACGAACCCCTCGTACCCGTTTTCCGCAGCCTTTTCGCACTGCGACCGGTAATCGGGCGCGCTGCCAACATAAATCAGGGCACGCTTGGTCACCGTGCCGTCCGGATTCTGCGTGACCCGGGCCCACCAGGCGTCGCTGTCCGCAAGCAGCGTTTTCGCATAGACCTGGTACACCTGCTCGGTCCATGCCGCCTGGTAGTCGGGATCGGCTTCGGCATATTCGAAACCGTTGCAATGCATATGTTCGATCATCCGTGCCACCCATTCGACCTGGAGCGCACCACACACGCCAATGTTGCAGAACGATGCACCGTTATGGGCCCCGACGAGCGTGAAAAGGTTCGGGAAGCCGCTGATTTGAAGTCCGAGATAAGTCTGCGGACCATCCGCCCACACATCCTTCAGGCGTTTGCTGCCCTTGCCGCGGATATCAATGCGGTCGAGCGCGCCAGTCACGCCGTCGAAACCAGTGGCGAAGATCAGCACGTCGAGCTCGATCTCCCTGCCGCCGACCATCACGCCCTTCGGCGTGATGCGCTCGATGGGCGACTCGCCGATGTCGACCAGCTCGACGTTGTCCTGGTTATATACCTCGTAATACTGCGTTTCCATCGGAACGCGGCGGGTACCGAACGCGTGATTCTTCGGGATCAGCTTTTCGGCGACGACCGGATCGGCGACCCGCGAACGGATTTTGTCCGCGATGAAGTCCGCCAGATACTGATTCGACTCCTTGTTGGTCAGCAAGTCCCGATAGCCCGACAGCCAGATGCCGTAGCCCGGCATGTCATACAGCGACTCGAACAATTCCTGGCGCTCCTCGGCGCTTGCCTCTCGGGCTTTCTTCGGGTGACGTTGATACGGAAACGCCGTCTCGGTCGTCTTGATGAAAGCCAGGAAATCATCGGGCTTGCCGCGTAACTGCTCGATCAGTTCGGGGTCGAGCGGATGGTTGCCCAGCGGCGCGCACCAGTTCGGCGAGCGTTGCAACACGTAGAGCTGTTGCGCGGTCTGCGCGACGATCGGGATGATCTGGACGCCGGTCGCGCCGGTGCCGATTACCCCGACACGTTTGCCCGTGAAGTCGGTATGGCGCGCGGCATCATCGTCGCGGGGCCAGCGCGACGAATGGAACGACTGCCCTTCGAACGTTTCGATACCCGGAATCGCCGGCATGCGTGTCGCTGAGAGCGGCCCGACCGCGGAGAGAAGGAACCGGCAACTCGCGCTGCGGCCATCCTCGAGCGTCAGGCGCCAGCAGCGTTGAGCGTCATCGAAGTGCGCGGTGCTCACCCGTACCTCGAATTCATAGTGGCGGCGCACATCCATCTTGTCGGCCGCGTATTGCGCGTAACGCAGCAACTCGGGCTGACTGGCGAAGCGCTCGCTCCATTGCCACTCCGGAATAATGCCGTTAAGCGCAAAGTAGCCGTAGGCGTAGCTTTCCGTATCGAGACGACAGCCTGGATACCGGTTCCAGTACCAGGTGCCCCCCACATCCGAGGCGGCTTCGAAGCCGCGTACCGTCAACCCCATCCGGTCCAGCAGCCAGGTCTGGTACATGCCGGTAATGCCGGCGCCAATCACAACTGCGTCGAAATCGGGTTTGCTCACTTGTTCAGGCATTTTCCTGCTCCGTTACGGTCAACATGGCACGCAATTCAGCCTTCATGATCTTTCCTGTCGAAGTCAGCGGCATGTGTTCGACGAAGCGGAAGGTCACGGGCACCTTGTAATCGGCAAGACTCTCGCGGCAGTGCGAGAGCAGCGCCTCGACGCCCGGCGGCGCCTGCCCGGGATCCGTCGACAGGAACGCGCACACCTGTTCGCCGAATAGCGCGTCCGGCTGACCGACAACCGCTGCAGCCTTGACGAGCGGATGCTTGAGCAACACCTGCTCCACCTCGCTCGAATAGATGTTTTCGCCCCCGCGGATGATCATGTCCTTCTTGCGGTCGACGAGCGTAATCAGCCCCTCGTCACTCTGGAAGCCCAGGTCACCCGTATGCAGCCAACCGTTGCGCAACGTGGCACTGGTGGCCGCTTCGTCGCGCAGATAACTGCGCATCACGTTGGGGCCGCGCGCCACGAGCTCACCAACTTGGCCACGCGGCAGCTCCTGGTCTTCGTGATCGAAGATCGCCACTTCGACAGCCGCCATTGGTAGGCCGACTGATCCGGCACGGTCCACGGCCAGCTCGCCCGGCAGCGTCACCAGCGTGCCGCCCGACTCGGTCTGCCCCATCCCATGCACCAGCGAGGCGTTCGGGAACAGCGCCTGAACCTCGCCGAGGCGCGCGATCGTCATCGGCGCGGCCCCGAAATCGAGGGTCTTCACGCTGTCGAGCACGACGCCGAGCGCGCGTGCCTTGTCGACCATCAGCATCAGGATCGACGGGACCGCGAACATGGCCGTGATGCGTTCGCGTCGCACCAGCTCGATGGTGGGCTCCGTGCTGTATTGATCGATGTAGAGCGAGCCGCCCGTGAACAGCACGGGGAAAAAGCAGGTATGCGCCGCGATATGGAACAGCGGGGTCACGGCCAGCAGTCGCGCATCGTCGTGGTCATATTCCCATGCGCCCGACGACTGCAGCGCATCGGCGAACAGCGAGGCATGGGTATGCACCACGCCCTTGGGCTTACCTGTCGTACCCGACGTGTAGTAGATGGCCGCTGGTGCGCCGGCCTCGATGCACGCCTCGTTCCCATACCGCGGCGAGCCTGCAACCGTCACCGGAGCCTCGACATCGACAACCAGCTCCGACACCGCCAGACCATGCACCTCGCGAACCTCGCCGAGCGGTGCGGCGAACGCCGGCTCGGAAATGGTCAGGACGCTTTGCGAGTGCCCAAGGATGAAGGCCAGTTCGGCTGCCACCAGGCGATTGTTCAACGGTACGGCCACCGCGCCGATATCGAGCACGGCCAGATACCAGACCAGGTAGTGGTCACTATTGTTCATCAGCAGCGCGACCACCTGCTGCTCGCGCACGCCGAGCTCGCGCAGAACCTGGCGCGCAGTATCGACAGCATCCAGCAACTGCCCATAGGTCAACGTGCGCCCGCGGTACACGACGGCGGGTTGCGCCAGCCGCTGCTGTGCGCGCTCCCGCATCAGGCTCGTGTACGTCCGCCCGGCGGCTGTCTTCAGCTCCGCGAGGATTTCATGGCCACGCTGCATGCGCTTCGCGGCGACTGCGCTGATCCGGTCAACGACGGAATTTGCTTGCATGTCGATTCTCAATTTTGGAATTCAGAGGGATGCCGCGTACTCACGCCCGAGCTGGAGCGCCTTGAGGAAATCATCGACGTCGAGGTCGCGGAGCCAGCGTTTGGTTGCCGCGACGGCGGCGCACGGCAAGTCGAGCCACGCATCGAGGCGGGTCCGCACGAGTGTGTCGAGCGTCTCCGCCGTGGCCACCCGCGTTACAATCCCGAAGCCATATGCGTCGACACTGGTCCACGGCGTTTGGTCGTACAACACACGGCGAATCACGTGAGGTACCATGATCTGACGCAGCACGGGCACGATCGCCGACGGCACCATGCCGAGCTTCAGTTCGGGCAAACGCCAGCGCGCTTCGCCCAGCGCCACCACGTCATCGCACAGGCACAGCGCCGCGACCGCTCCCCCAAGTACCGTGCCGTGTACCCGGGCCACCACCGGCTTCGTCAACGCGTACAGTTCCTGCAGCAGCGCCACCAGTGCCTCGTTACCCTCGCGCCATTGCGCCGCGTTACCTACAGCGGCCCAGCCGAGATCGGCACCGGTGCAGAAATGCTTGCCGCTTGCACGCAGCAGGATCACCGCGACATCGGGCTCGTGCTGCGCGGCCCGCAGCGCAGCACGAAGCTCGTGCATCAGCGGAATCGACAACGCGTTGCCGCGCTTCGGCACATCCAGGGTGATCATGGCAACCCGTCCTTCTACTTCGAAAATGACGGCGTTATCTGTACTCGTCTCAGTCATTCGGATTTCTCATCGCATGGCGAGCTTTGACCCTGACCACTACGCGGCGCCACCGCGCTCAACCGGCGGCGACCGTGTTGCGCAGCACACCCACGCGTTCGATCTCCACTTCCACCGTGTCGCCGTCCTTAATCCAGAGCGGCGGCTTGCGCATCGCGCCAATGCCTCCCGGCGTGCCGGTCACGATCACGTCGCCTGCTTCGAGCGGCGCAACCGTTGACAGATGTGCGATCTGAGCGGCGATGTCATGGATCATCATGCGTGTCGAGGAACGCTGCACTTCGGCGCCGTTCAGCCGCGTCACGAGCGCCAGATCGCTGCCGAACGGAATCTCGGAGGCCGTCACGAGCCATGGACCGAAGCTGCCCGTGCACCAGAAGTTCTTGCCCACATCCCACTGCGACGTTCGCAACTGCCAGTCGCGCACGCTGACGTCGTTGTAGCAGGCATAACCCGCCACATGACGATGCGCGTCCGCAGCCGCGATGCGGCGTCCCGGCTTGCCAATCACGACGGCCATTTCGCCTTCGAAATCGAACTGTTCCGACTCGTGCGGCCGCATCACCGGTGCATCGTGTGCCACCTGCGAACTGGCCGTGCGCAGGAAAAACAGCGGTGCATTGGCCGGCTTCGCGCCGCACTCCTCGACGTGCTCGTAGTAGTTCAGGCCGCAGCACCAGATCTTGCCCGGATTCGGAATCACCGGAAGCAGCGTCACATGTTCAAGCGGGTAATCGGCGGGTCGCCCTTCCAGCAGCGGGGGCAGTCCCGCGAGCGCATCGGCTGCGAGGACCGCGCGTAGATCGGCGTAACGCCCGTCGCACAGACGCTTCAGATCGATGATCCCGCCTTCGGTCACCGCGCCAAAACTCTCGACACCGTCGATTTCGAAGCTCACCAGTTTCATGACTTTTTGTCATCCTTATCATTGTTCATTTTGACCGTCGATCGAACCGACAGTCTCATGAGCGGGTGTGCGGGCAAACCGCAGCTCGTGCATCCAGCTGCACGGTTCAGGCCATCGGACCGAATCGTGCCTGCTCCGCGTAGCTCGATGCGCTTCCCGGCAGCTGATCGGGCCAGGCATCGTCCGCGGCTCGCACCACCGGCCCGGTGCCAAACTGTTCCATTTCGAAATACAACTCGATGCAGTGGATGTCGTCGAGCATGAAATGTGTCGCGTACGCAATACCGGGGTGCAGCTGCGTCGGAAGCTGGACTTCGACGAGGCCTGCTTCGCGCAGAAACGCACGCGCGTCTTTCAACTGCTGGTAGGTCTGCACGCGCATGCCGAGGCTCATCAGCACCGTCCGGCTGCTCATCTTCAGCTTCTCGCGTAGGGCCAGCGGATAAAGCGCAATGCTGTGATGCTCGGCCCCGGCACGCAGGAATACGCAGCGATGACCTTCCCACTCGATTTCCGCGGACCTGGTCAGGCCCATCGTTCCCGTATAGAAGCGTTCTGAAGCATGGAGGTCCGAGCAGAACAGGCGCACCGGGCCCATGGCGCTGACCTTGAACGGACGCTGCTGCAGAATCCCGCCGACATCGAAGCGGTACGGCAGCGCCGAGTCGCGGCCGAAGCCCGAGAGCAGATCGATGTTCTCCTCGCGGGCTTCCGCCACTTCGAGCACCTCGGGTTTCATCGGCAGCTCGAATTCCTGGTAAGGCAGATGCTTATACATCGCCGCAGGCTTGCTGCGGCCCTGCCAGCCGACCTGCTCCATGCCATAGAAAAGTTCGACACGATGACCGTCCGGATCGTAGGCGTAGACCGCCCAGTTGCTGCCCGGCAGATCGCGACCGATGCGCTGAACCTTGATGCCGCTCGCGTTGAAGAATCGATAAGCCTCGTTGACCTCACGCAGGCTGTTCACCTGGAACGAAATCTGGTTCAGGGTGGCGCCCGCTTCATAGTACGCCCGGCGCTCCGGATCGGCGGTCGCCGGATTGATCGCGACGAGCGCGTGATGATCGGTGTTACAGGTCGTGAAGCACCCGAGCAGTTCGCCTTCCTTGCCGGTCATCCGCTCGGTCTGACGGAGCCCGAACAGATCGATCAGACGCGCCTCGCTGGCCTCCGTTTCGGCGGTCCAGACCCCCAGGTGGCCGAGTCGAACCGCCTTGAAGGGACGCGAAAAGGTCACACCACCTACGTCGTAACGTTCCTCTTGATGCATGCCTGCTATCTCCGTTTCTTGTCTTTCTCTGATGCCTGGCGGACGCCGCGACCGGCAGTCCGCCGCCGCACGGGCCTTACTTCGACAGATGCTGATGCGCGAAGTCGACCACGCGTTGCATCGCTGCCACCGAGGCCGGCAGCGTCGGGTGCATGGTCGTGAACATCATCGGCGCCTCATAGACGGCCAGCTCGATCTCGCCGCCCGCTTCCTTGTAACGCTGGATGAAGCGGTCAGCTTCCGTGCCCGGAACTTCCGATTCGATATCGTGGTGGTTGTGCACATCATCGTCGGTGGCGAGCACCCACATGGCGGGCGGCAGATAGACCGGTTCACCACGCTCCAGAACCAGCGTCGGGCTGCCTTCCTTCATGTTCGCTTCGGTCTTCCAGTAACCGTCGTGCAGACCAATCACCTCGGCTGCCCAGTCCGGCGCGTTACCTTCGGCCAGCAGGCGCTTCGCGTAGCGATAGCGGCCGTAAGGGTTGATGACCGGCCACAGCATCGAGATGCACCTGACCGTCGCGTCGACTTCCGGCGAGCCCGGCGGCAGCGGAATCGATGCGTACTGCGCGTCATGCGGGCGCATCGCCACGAGCATGCCCAGGTGGCCGCCGCTCGAGTTACCGGACAGACCAATGCGTTCGGCGTCGACCTTGAAGCGCGCGGCGTTCGCCTTCAGCCAGCGAATCCCGTAGTTGATGTCGGACGGTGATTTCGGATAGGCACCCTGCGCACCCTGGCGGAAATCGAGCGACACCACCACCAGACCCGAGCAGGCCAGCGCCTCGTGAACCGCCTTGCCGCGCGTGCGGTCGAACTTGCTCCAGGCCCCGCCATGCAACTCGATCACGGCGGGAAACGGGCCTTCACCCTCCGGCGTGTAGACGCGCGCCAGCAGTTCCACGTCGTCGTGCTTCAGATAAACCACGTCCTGAACCTGGATGTCATCCAATTGCTCATTCATATTCCGCATTCCTAATATAAAGTTGTGATATCCAGCTCATCAATTCCGGTATTCGATCAGCCCGACAAGCCGAGCAGCATGCGACCGTAGGGAACCATTGCAGCCTCCCAGTTCGCGCCAAAATGCGAACCTGTGGTCTGTGAATCGCGGTACCACGACTGCAAGGGGTTACGGTCGTGCACAATCTCGGCGCTGGTCGTCGACACCAGTGTCTCGATGCCGCGACGCGCCACCCGGTTCGCCCACACCGAATCACGGTGCGCAGCCTGTGCATCCGGCGCGGTTACGCCCTTGCCGGACGCGATCAGATCGGCCACGTGTCTGTGACGGCGATGCGCCACAAAAATCGCGGCGTCGATGTCCGCAGCGGCCTCGCCCAGCTTGCACTGGATGATCTGCGAATCGGACAGCGTCGTCATGCCGCGCGATACGCGCCCACGCATCGTGAGACCGATGTGCTCCAGTACAAGGCGCGCCAATGCGAGCGTCACCGGCAACTGCGTGAAGATCGCGAAGGCCGCCCGTGGCGCCTTCAGCAGCGCGTAGTCGGGGTGAACGGCACTCCCCGGTGTCTGCCCATTCTTCAAACCAGCATCACTTACCAGCCGATGCTCCGGCACGAATGCGTCATTGAGCGAGACCGTATTACTGCCGGTGCCACGCAGGCCGAGCGTCTGCCAGTCATCGAGGATCGTCACTTCGGACATCGGTACCAGCATGTACTGGAGCGAGCGAGCACCGTCGTGCTCGACCCAGGCGCCTACGATCAGCCACTCCGCGTGCTTGCAGCCGCTCGCAAACGGATAGGTACCGGAGATGCGGTAGCCGCCCTTGGTCCGTTGAGCTGTCGCGCGCGGCGCGAGGCTCGAGGCAACCACGGCGAGCGGATTCGCACCCCAGACGTCTTCCTGGGCTTGCTCCGGGAAACACCCTACGACCCAGGCATGCTCACCGAATACCGAGAGGACCCATGCGCTGGAGGGACACCCCATCGCCAGTTCTTCCACCACACGGCAAAGCAGCAGCGGCGAGCTCTGGAGTCCCCCATAGCGTTTGGGCTGGAGGATTCGCGAGAGTCCCGTTTCGCGGAAACGATCCACCGTAGCCGTCGACACGTTGCGCTGACGCACACAGTCCGCCTCACGTTCCTTCAGAACCCCGACGAAATCGAGTGCCTCGTTGAACAACGCGCGCTCCGGGCCGCTCATCCAGCTATCGTCGACCATCCGGTACGAAGGAAGGAGCGTCTGCCCATTGTTTTCAATAACCTGCTGAGTAACCATCTTTGCCCTCGTCATTTGCGCTTCTTCATTGATTGACGCGATGCCGTCATCAGGCATGCGCCGCAATACCGGCATAGCCGCTACGGTAGTAGAGCAGCGGCGAGCTTTGCTCCCGCGCATGAACACCCAGCACGCGGCCAACGAAAATCGAGTGAGTGCCGGAATCGATCGCTTCACCCAACTCGCAGTCGAAAGCGACTAGCGCATCCATCAGTACCGGTGCGCCGGTCTTGAGCATCGACCACTGGCCATACTCAAAACGCTCCGCGCGGGCAAGATGATTCGAGAACCTCTGGGCAACCTCGCTCTGATCTGCCGCGAGCACGTTCACGCAGAACTTGCGGCTTTCCACGATCATCTGATGGGTCGAGTTCTGGCGATTCACGCAAACAACCAGTTGTGCCGGCGCCGCAGAAAGGGAGCAAACGGCCGTAGCGGTCATGCCGCCGCGCTGCGCATCTGAAACGCTGGTGATCAACGTGACGCCAGCGGCGAGGTTCTTCATGGCGGACTTGAAATCCGCTTCACTCACGGTCTCCAACATGTCTCCACTCCGTATTTGACGCATTACCGCAATCGGTTAGCTATGGATTCATCGTATCCACCGCCCAATGCTCTGTGAAATGCTATTTTTGACGAGGCCATGCACGGGATGCATGACTGACATGCATGGCCAACGGACACCCTTCCATCTGAACCGCTGGGTCAAGCCGACAAACGTCCCGTGGTTGTGCCGTTAGCCACTTGCGGTCCGCTTGAATCCACGCCCCCGCATAGAGCGTCCATGATGATTTGCGAGCGGGGGTGGAGTTCGACTCAATGGCGCACTCCGACCACATTGGCGCGCGCCAGTGATCGCACTGGGCGTGGGTCTTTCAGAACCGGTGACAAAGCCCGAATACAGCTGCAACCTGCGTACTCGTGCTGGATGGGGCGCCGGTTAGCATGATCCAGGCATTCAGATTTCTCGATGTCTTCTGATAGAACGCATCCACGTAGAGGTTCGTGCGCTTGGAGAGAAAGTACGATACGCCCGCGTTCGTTTGCCAGTAGTTGCCCGATGCCGGTCCTTCGGTTGCGTGCGTATATGTTTCGCCGAGCGAACCAATCAGGTCTGACGCGAAGTCGTAGCGGACACTACCCTCGACGTTTTGAAAACGTACGGAGCCAGTTCCTCCACCGCTGCCGGTTGCGCCAGAAAACAGCGAGCCGGTGCTTGGGTTTTCAAAGCGCGTGTTGGTATATAACAGACCAAAATTTGCATGGCCGACGGCATACCTGCCGGCAACTGCCCACTCCTGAACGGACGACGCCGTAGCCAGAAAAGGCGTCATCGAATAACTGAAATAGGAATCCGAGGGAATTGCGCCGTTAGTGTCCTTGTTGAATGCCGGCTCGCTAAGGCGCACGTATGCCGTTGCCAACTTCAGATTTCCGTTCGTGTAGGTCGCACCGACGCTCCAGGAACGGTTGGTCCCGAAGTTCGGGGAGTTCGAGAACGCGTACATCGTTTCCGCCTGAAAGCCAGCGTAGAGCGGGCTGACGTACTTGACCGAATTGTCGGTGCGATAGGTCAGGAAACCTTCGTTATCCAATGGGTGTAGCGCAGATCCCGTGGCGCCACTGCTAATCAGCAATGGCGCGATGAAATCCTGCAGCGGGCTGTATTGTCGGCCCATTGTCAGCGTGCCGTACTGCGTGGAGGACAGACCCGTCCATGCCTGGCGGCCAAACAGACGGCCACCTTGAAGAGATGCCCCGGTAAACTGGCTAAAGCCGTTTTCCAGGTGGGAGACCGCAGTCAGTCCGCCGCCAAGGTCTTCCACCACCCTCAAGCCCCAGCGTGGTGCCAGCAGCGGACCGCTGAGGGTC
Above is a genomic segment from Paraburkholderia aromaticivorans containing:
- a CDS encoding LysR family transcriptional regulator, translated to MRSKLSRYMINLEHFATVVEYGNISAASSVLGITQPALTRSIMRLEEVVGTQLLHRSARGVSPTECGKAMIDHIHAAESELNKALAVVQAIRGDNEGRISCGAGSVSMNHILPTAVSRTKRRIGKVQFNLVEGRTYELLYKLQNCELDLVLGIEQADGQFADLISERLLEEEFYFCVRAGHPLASQSELNFSDLVGREQLVMPVLSSSPVERALNLELSRHGCELGDNRVETLSHAVMRHLVYEDDYIAFCSSIWFRDDIRSGALKVLKGDWDFPQFGTLLFRRSGDVTTPWLSYFINEIRSAAVELRSGAENAAPRTQKVVS
- a CDS encoding flavin-containing monooxygenase is translated as MPEQVSKPDFDAVVIGAGITGMYQTWLLDRMGLTVRGFEAASDVGGTWYWNRYPGCRLDTESYAYGYFALNGIIPEWQWSERFASQPELLRYAQYAADKMDVRRHYEFEVRVSTAHFDDAQRCWRLTLEDGRSASCRFLLSAVGPLSATRMPAIPGIETFEGQSFHSSRWPRDDDAARHTDFTGKRVGVIGTGATGVQIIPIVAQTAQQLYVLQRSPNWCAPLGNHPLDPELIEQLRGKPDDFLAFIKTTETAFPYQRHPKKAREASAEERQELFESLYDMPGYGIWLSGYRDLLTNKESNQYLADFIADKIRSRVADPVVAEKLIPKNHAFGTRRVPMETQYYEVYNQDNVELVDIGESPIERITPKGVMVGGREIELDVLIFATGFDGVTGALDRIDIRGKGSKRLKDVWADGPQTYLGLQISGFPNLFTLVGAHNGASFCNIGVCGALQVEWVARMIEHMHCNGFEYAEADPDYQAAWTEQVYQVYAKTLLADSDAWWARVTQNPDGTVTKRALIYVGSAPDYRSQCEKAAENGYEGFVLS
- a CDS encoding class I adenylate-forming enzyme family protein, with the protein product MQANSVVDRISAVAAKRMQRGHEILAELKTAAGRTYTSLMRERAQQRLAQPAVVYRGRTLTYGQLLDAVDTARQVLRELGVREQQVVALLMNNSDHYLVWYLAVLDIGAVAVPLNNRLVAAELAFILGHSQSVLTISEPAFAAPLGEVREVHGLAVSELVVDVEAPVTVAGSPRYGNEACIEAGAPAAIYYTSGTTGKPKGVVHTHASLFADALQSSGAWEYDHDDARLLAVTPLFHIAAHTCFFPVLFTGGSLYIDQYSTEPTIELVRRERITAMFAVPSILMLMVDKARALGVVLDSVKTLDFGAAPMTIARLGEVQALFPNASLVHGMGQTESGGTLVTLPGELAVDRAGSVGLPMAAVEVAIFDHEDQELPRGQVGELVARGPNVMRSYLRDEAATSATLRNGWLHTGDLGFQSDEGLITLVDRKKDMIIRGGENIYSSEVEQVLLKHPLVKAAAVVGQPDALFGEQVCAFLSTDPGQAPPGVEALLSHCRESLADYKVPVTFRFVEHMPLTSTGKIMKAELRAMLTVTEQENA
- a CDS encoding enoyl-CoA hydratase/isomerase family protein → MITLDVPKRGNALSIPLMHELRAALRAAQHEPDVAVILLRASGKHFCTGADLGWAAVGNAAQWREGNEALVALLQELYALTKPVVARVHGTVLGGAVAALCLCDDVVALGEARWRLPELKLGMVPSAIVPVLRQIMVPHVIRRVLYDQTPWTSVDAYGFGIVTRVATAETLDTLVRTRLDAWLDLPCAAVAATKRWLRDLDVDDFLKALQLGREYAASL
- a CDS encoding fumarylacetoacetate hydrolase family protein, with the protein product MKLVSFEIDGVESFGAVTEGGIIDLKRLCDGRYADLRAVLAADALAGLPPLLEGRPADYPLEHVTLLPVIPNPGKIWCCGLNYYEHVEECGAKPANAPLFFLRTASSQVAHDAPVMRPHESEQFDFEGEMAVVIGKPGRRIAAADAHRHVAGYACYNDVSVRDWQLRTSQWDVGKNFWCTGSFGPWLVTASEIPFGSDLALVTRLNGAEVQRSSTRMMIHDIAAQIAHLSTVAPLEAGDVIVTGTPGGIGAMRKPPLWIKDGDTVEVEIERVGVLRNTVAAG
- a CDS encoding VOC family protein; protein product: MHQEERYDVGGVTFSRPFKAVRLGHLGVWTAETEASEARLIDLFGLRQTERMTGKEGELLGCFTTCNTDHHALVAINPATADPERRAYYEAGATLNQISFQVNSLREVNEAYRFFNASGIKVQRIGRDLPGSNWAVYAYDPDGHRVELFYGMEQVGWQGRSKPAAMYKHLPYQEFELPMKPEVLEVAEAREENIDLLSGFGRDSALPYRFDVGGILQQRPFKVSAMGPVRLFCSDLHASERFYTGTMGLTRSAEIEWEGHRCVFLRAGAEHHSIALYPLALREKLKMSSRTVLMSLGMRVQTYQQLKDARAFLREAGLVEVQLPTQLHPGIAYATHFMLDDIHCIELYFEMEQFGTGPVVRAADDAWPDQLPGSASSYAEQARFGPMA
- a CDS encoding alpha/beta hydrolase; the encoded protein is MNEQLDDIQVQDVVYLKHDDVELLARVYTPEGEGPFPAVIELHGGAWSKFDRTRGKAVHEALACSGLVVVSLDFRQGAQGAYPKSPSDINYGIRWLKANAARFKVDAERIGLSGNSSGGHLGMLVAMRPHDAQYASIPLPPGSPEVDATVRCISMLWPVINPYGRYRYAKRLLAEGNAPDWAAEVIGLHDGYWKTEANMKEGSPTLVLERGEPVYLPPAMWVLATDDDVHNHHDIESEVPGTEADRFIQRYKEAGGEIELAVYEAPMMFTTMHPTLPASVAAMQRVVDFAHQHLSK
- a CDS encoding acyl-CoA dehydrogenase family protein, yielding MVTQQVIENNGQTLLPSYRMVDDSWMSGPERALFNEALDFVGVLKEREADCVRQRNVSTATVDRFRETGLSRILQPKRYGGLQSSPLLLCRVVEELAMGCPSSAWVLSVFGEHAWVVGCFPEQAQEDVWGANPLAVVASSLAPRATAQRTKGGYRISGTYPFASGCKHAEWLIVGAWVEHDGARSLQYMLVPMSEVTILDDWQTLGLRGTGSNTVSLNDAFVPEHRLVSDAGLKNGQTPGSAVHPDYALLKAPRAAFAIFTQLPVTLALARLVLEHIGLTMRGRVSRGMTTLSDSQIIQCKLGEAAADIDAAIFVAHRRHRHVADLIASGKGVTAPDAQAAHRDSVWANRVARRGIETLVSTTSAEIVHDRNPLQSWYRDSQTTGSHFGANWEAAMVPYGRMLLGLSG
- a CDS encoding flavin reductase family protein, yielding MKNLAAGVTLITSVSDAQRGGMTATAVCSLSAAPAQLVVCVNRQNSTHQMIVESRKFCVNVLAADQSEVAQRFSNHLARAERFEYGQWSMLKTGAPVLMDALVAFDCELGEAIDSGTHSIFVGRVLGVHAREQSSPLLYYRSGYAGIAAHA
- a CDS encoding porin; this translates as MKNTITRTLVTMRRKKSILALGALMATAGMAHAQSSVTLFGILDGGILYTNNNGGHSSWQTLSGPLLAPRWGLRVVEDLGGGLTAVSHLENGFSQFTGASLQGGRLFGRQAWTGLSSTQYGTLTMGRQYSPLQDFIAPLLISSGATGSALHPLDNEGFLTYRTDNSVKYVSPLYAGFQAETMYAFSNSPNFGTNRSWSVGATYTNGNLKLATAYVRLSEPAFNKDTNGAIPSDSYFSYSMTPFLATASSVQEWAVAGRYAVGHANFGLLYTNTRFENPSTGSLFSGATGSGGGTGSVRFQNVEGSVRYDFASDLIGSLGETYTHATEGPASGNYWQTNAGVSYFLSKRTNLYVDAFYQKTSRNLNAWIMLTGAPSSTSTQVAAVFGLCHRF